A portion of the Bdellovibrio bacteriovorus genome contains these proteins:
- the rph gene encoding ribonuclease PH, which translates to MRTDGRLFDQLREIKITPNVSEYAEGSCIVEFGRTRVLCTATYEPKAPQWLMGSGAGWVTAEYGMLPRSTHTRIKREKSMTGGRTQEISRLIGRSLRAAVNLKLLGERQIIVDCDVLNADGGTRTASVTGGYVALALACKKLLAVSEIKAMPLVNYVSAISVGLHNENILLDLNYEEDSAIGTDMNFVMTGSGQFVEVQGTAEHTPFSRQQLNAMMDVAEKGCKELFIHQAAVMGEIYRLAGK; encoded by the coding sequence ATGCGCACTGACGGACGTCTCTTTGATCAATTACGTGAAATTAAAATCACCCCGAATGTTTCTGAATATGCAGAAGGTTCTTGCATTGTCGAGTTCGGCAGAACTCGCGTTTTGTGCACAGCCACTTACGAACCCAAAGCTCCGCAATGGTTGATGGGGTCCGGCGCTGGCTGGGTGACGGCCGAGTACGGCATGCTTCCTCGCTCAACACACACTCGTATTAAGCGTGAAAAATCAATGACCGGGGGTCGCACCCAAGAAATCTCTCGCTTGATTGGCCGCTCTTTGCGAGCCGCCGTCAATTTAAAACTTTTAGGTGAACGTCAAATCATCGTCGACTGTGACGTATTAAACGCCGATGGCGGCACTCGCACGGCTTCCGTGACCGGCGGCTATGTCGCTTTGGCTTTAGCTTGTAAAAAACTTTTAGCGGTCAGCGAAATCAAAGCTATGCCGTTAGTAAATTACGTTTCAGCGATCAGCGTGGGACTTCACAACGAAAACATTCTTTTGGACTTAAATTACGAAGAAGACTCGGCCATTGGCACTGATATGAATTTCGTGATGACCGGTAGCGGTCAATTTGTGGAAGTTCAAGGAACAGCGGAACACACTCCGTTTTCGCGTCAGCAGCTAAATGCGATGATGGATGTGGCTGAAAAAGGCTGTAAAGAGCTTTTCATTCACCAAGCCGCCGTGATGGGCGAAATTTACCGTTTGGCCGGAAAGTAG
- the rdgB gene encoding RdgB/HAM1 family non-canonical purine NTP pyrophosphatase produces the protein MELWIATGNKGKLSEYKLLLRELADLKIFSQSDIASFTPRPEDGKTFEDNARIKAKTLHAVKNNAYVLGEDSGLVVEGLNGLPGIHSARYAGPKASDSENVSKLLKMMTLKPMQNRNAKFVASVVVYTPTGEEWIFTGEMKGTIASKPAGLHGFGYDPVFIPEGQTQTLAELGAGYKNQHSHRTQATKQFLAKLQV, from the coding sequence ATGGAACTTTGGATTGCGACCGGAAATAAAGGCAAACTTTCAGAATATAAACTTTTATTACGCGAACTTGCGGATTTAAAAATCTTTTCTCAAAGTGACATCGCGTCCTTCACTCCCCGCCCGGAAGACGGCAAAACCTTTGAAGACAATGCCCGTATTAAAGCTAAAACTTTGCATGCGGTGAAAAATAACGCCTATGTTTTAGGTGAAGATTCTGGCCTTGTGGTTGAGGGACTTAATGGTTTACCAGGAATTCATTCGGCTCGTTATGCTGGGCCTAAAGCTTCAGACAGCGAAAATGTTTCTAAGCTTTTAAAAATGATGACCTTAAAGCCCATGCAAAATCGCAATGCAAAATTTGTGGCCTCCGTGGTGGTTTACACCCCCACTGGTGAAGAATGGATTTTCACGGGCGAAATGAAGGGCACGATTGCTTCAAAACCGGCTGGGTTGCATGGTTTTGGCTATGACCCGGTGTTTATCCCCGAGGGACAAACCCAAACTTTGGCGGAACTGGGTGCGGGATACAAAAATCAACATTCGCACCGTACGCAAGCCACCAAACAGTTTTTGGCTAAACTTCAAGTTTAG
- a CDS encoding patatin-like phospholipase family protein, which produces MSRLGLVLSGGGARGAYQAGVLAAIAHIAQKIHVRDPFQIYSGVSAGAINVGMLAATSDDFVTSATRLADSWRDIDSDQIFYADFMALSRGGLQWMTELSLGSSKKDQALRSLLSTQPLHGYLSQKCHFEEIEKKIKKGTLHAVGISALEYESISTVTFFQGAKDLHPWERGMHRSERAILGPEHIMASSAIPLLFPPIKIGERYYGDGCIRNQSPCGPAIYMGAEKLIAIGVRRRQDTSFKYHHNKGEEIPTVSRVADVLMNAVMMDGLEADVQRLDNINKNYRLLSAKERARVALHEIEHLWISPSVDFAEIASKRKSELPRMIRYLLKGPGSLDESAEMMSYLLFTPSYCRQLIDIGFADGMKEKERIAQILMPKTKKSALRLEHDFR; this is translated from the coding sequence ATGTCCCGCTTAGGTCTTGTGCTTTCAGGTGGAGGAGCTCGCGGAGCCTATCAGGCTGGCGTGCTTGCTGCTATTGCACATATCGCTCAAAAGATTCATGTGCGAGATCCTTTTCAAATTTATTCCGGCGTCAGTGCCGGCGCGATTAACGTCGGGATGCTTGCGGCCACGTCAGATGATTTTGTGACAAGTGCCACGCGCTTGGCTGATTCCTGGCGGGATATTGACAGTGATCAAATATTTTATGCCGACTTTATGGCGCTCTCGCGGGGTGGTTTGCAATGGATGACAGAGCTTTCCTTGGGTAGCTCGAAAAAAGATCAAGCCTTGCGTTCGCTCTTAAGTACCCAGCCCTTGCACGGGTATCTGTCGCAGAAATGCCATTTTGAAGAAATCGAAAAGAAAATTAAAAAAGGCACTTTACACGCCGTCGGCATTTCGGCCTTAGAATACGAAAGTATTTCGACCGTCACGTTTTTCCAAGGGGCCAAGGACTTGCACCCCTGGGAGCGCGGCATGCATCGCAGTGAGCGCGCCATTCTAGGGCCCGAACACATTATGGCTTCTTCGGCGATTCCATTGCTTTTTCCACCGATTAAAATCGGGGAGCGGTATTACGGTGATGGCTGCATCCGCAATCAGTCTCCCTGTGGGCCGGCGATTTATATGGGTGCGGAAAAATTAATCGCGATCGGTGTGCGCCGTCGGCAGGACACAAGTTTTAAGTATCATCATAACAAGGGCGAAGAAATTCCCACCGTATCTAGGGTGGCTGACGTATTAATGAACGCCGTGATGATGGACGGACTTGAGGCTGATGTGCAGCGACTTGATAACATCAACAAAAATTATCGTCTGCTGAGTGCTAAAGAACGCGCGCGCGTGGCTTTGCATGAAATAGAACATTTATGGATTTCACCGTCGGTGGATTTTGCCGAAATCGCATCAAAAAGAAAATCCGAACTGCCGCGTATGATCAGATATTTATTAAAAGGCCCTGGGTCTTTAGATGAGTCGGCTGAGATGATGAGCTATCTGCTTTTTACGCCCAGCTACTGTCGACAATTGATAGATATTGGATTTGCCGATGGCATGAAAGAAAAAGAGCGCATTGCCCAGATCTTAATGCCAAAAACAAAAAAATCCGCTTTGCGCCTGGAACATGATTTTCGTTAA
- a CDS encoding helix-turn-helix domain-containing protein, with product MTTAKRNVDALEFFEKLSGPMTLGRAIAALRLSDEKTQVQYAKKLGISQNHLSQIEKGLKVVSVERAKKFAKALGHSEIVFVQLAVQDELDRLGIKMKVHLKIA from the coding sequence ATGACTACCGCTAAAAGAAATGTCGATGCCTTAGAGTTTTTCGAAAAGTTATCAGGACCTATGACATTGGGCCGCGCAATTGCTGCTCTTCGCCTTAGTGATGAGAAAACCCAAGTTCAGTACGCTAAAAAGCTTGGAATTTCTCAAAACCATCTTTCCCAAATTGAAAAAGGTCTTAAGGTCGTAAGTGTAGAAAGAGCCAAGAAGTTTGCGAAAGCTTTAGGTCATTCTGAAATTGTTTTTGTGCAACTTGCGGTCCAAGACGAATTGGATCGCTTAGGCATAAAAATGAAAGTTCACCTGAAAATAGCCTGA
- a CDS encoding type II toxin-antitoxin system RelE family toxin, with the protein MIYVVELSRTAQKQVSKLPHHVRDNFHLWVFGVRTKGLAEMRKISGYHDEPLVGVHRRQRSIRLNRSYRAIYEIKDNGEIEFIEIIEVNKHDYR; encoded by the coding sequence GTGATTTATGTTGTTGAGCTGTCTCGGACAGCGCAAAAGCAAGTTTCGAAGCTGCCGCATCATGTGCGGGATAACTTTCATCTTTGGGTTTTTGGAGTTCGAACCAAGGGCCTTGCAGAGATGAGGAAGATTTCTGGATACCACGATGAGCCGCTAGTGGGAGTTCACCGAAGGCAACGATCCATTCGATTAAATCGATCTTATCGAGCCATTTATGAGATAAAAGATAATGGCGAAATTGAATTTATAGAAATTATTGAGGTGAATAAACATGACTACCGCTAA
- a CDS encoding ribose-phosphate diphosphokinase translates to MKGLKIFTANSNPNLAKQVAQAAGIELGYCEVSTFADGEIQVEIHESVRGQHVFVVQSTCPPVNQSYMELFVMLDALRRASAASITAVIPYFGYARQDRKVAPRAPISAKLMADLITTAGADRVVSVDLHAAQIQGFFNVPVDHLFAIPTLSRAWRETHGEGAEFVAVSPDAGGVERTRAFAKRINASIAIIDKRRSGPNEAKALHLIGDVTGKTAVIVDDMIDTAGTLTQAVDSLIKNGAKRVFAVATHAVLSGPAISRLKESPIEKVWVTDTIPLSEAGAKCGKIEVVSVAPVLAEAIKRIHGNDSVSSLFD, encoded by the coding sequence ATGAAGGGCCTAAAAATCTTTACAGCCAATTCCAATCCCAATTTAGCAAAACAAGTGGCTCAAGCTGCCGGTATCGAGCTTGGCTACTGCGAAGTCAGCACTTTTGCTGACGGCGAAATACAAGTTGAAATTCACGAGAGCGTTCGTGGACAACATGTCTTTGTTGTACAAAGTACATGTCCTCCGGTGAACCAAAGCTATATGGAGCTTTTCGTGATGCTCGACGCCTTACGCAGAGCCTCGGCGGCTTCGATCACGGCAGTCATCCCCTATTTCGGGTATGCTCGCCAGGATCGTAAAGTCGCTCCGCGGGCCCCGATCTCAGCCAAGCTTATGGCCGATCTGATCACGACGGCCGGCGCGGACCGGGTGGTTTCGGTCGATCTGCATGCCGCCCAAATCCAAGGATTTTTCAATGTTCCGGTGGACCATTTGTTCGCCATTCCGACTTTATCTCGGGCTTGGCGTGAAACCCATGGCGAGGGCGCTGAATTTGTCGCGGTGAGTCCAGACGCTGGTGGCGTTGAAAGAACCCGTGCTTTTGCCAAAAGAATCAATGCCTCCATTGCCATTATCGATAAACGCCGTTCCGGCCCTAATGAGGCAAAAGCCTTGCATTTAATTGGGGATGTTACGGGTAAAACCGCCGTGATCGTGGATGACATGATTGATACGGCGGGAACTCTTACACAAGCGGTTGACAGCCTCATAAAAAATGGTGCAAAACGTGTGTTCGCCGTAGCTACGCATGCCGTTTTATCCGGCCCTGCGATCTCTCGTTTGAAGGAAAGCCCTATTGAAAAAGTATGGGTCACCGACACGATTCCGTTATCGGAAGCCGGGGCGAAATGTGGAAAAATCGAAGTTGTTTCCGTAGCGCCCGTTTTGGCCGAAGCAATTAAGAGAATCCACGGGAATGACTCTGTCAGCTCGTTGTTTGATTAA
- a CDS encoding 50S ribosomal protein L25 yields the protein MKNRIELDVQAREIGKHNSRTLRTNRQVPAVIYGAVEPINVAVGEKEIVKFNTRAYENALFTLKSPVKNANGIVVLIKSVDVHPLSRRPQHVDFFALDLKKSVRVNVEVRLEGKPIGLSEGGLLNVVLRSVEVEVLPTDIPEFISADVSNLGVGDALHVSDLKVTGSTKIITGAEQTIAVVNTQEEEVVAAPAAAAAPAAAAAAPAAAAAKAPAKK from the coding sequence ATGAAAAACAGAATCGAACTTGATGTACAAGCTCGTGAAATCGGTAAACACAACAGCCGCACTCTTCGCACAAATCGCCAAGTGCCTGCGGTTATCTATGGCGCCGTTGAGCCTATCAACGTAGCAGTGGGTGAAAAAGAAATCGTAAAATTCAACACTCGCGCTTACGAAAATGCTCTTTTCACATTGAAAAGCCCCGTTAAGAACGCCAACGGTATCGTTGTTCTTATCAAATCCGTAGACGTACACCCTCTTTCACGTCGCCCACAACACGTTGACTTCTTTGCTCTTGATCTTAAAAAATCAGTTCGCGTTAACGTTGAGGTTCGTCTTGAAGGTAAACCAATTGGTTTGTCTGAAGGCGGTCTATTGAACGTCGTTCTTCGTTCTGTTGAGGTTGAAGTTCTTCCAACAGACATCCCAGAGTTCATCTCTGCAGACGTTTCTAACCTAGGCGTTGGCGATGCTCTTCACGTTTCTGATCTTAAAGTGACTGGTTCTACAAAAATCATCACGGGCGCAGAACAAACTATCGCCGTTGTTAACACGCAAGAAGAAGAAGTTGTTGCAGCTCCAGCTGCGGCTGCTGCTCCTGCCGCTGCGGCTGCCGCTCCAGCTGCTGCTGCTGCAAAAGCTCCAGCTAAAAAGTAA
- the pth gene encoding aminoacyl-tRNA hydrolase, which translates to MWLIVGLGNPGGEYKLTRHNIGFMAIDYFMQGLGNPPIKNQFKAEIAQVKWKEHQLIFCKPQTYMNLSGESVQPLMGFYKIPLDHLIVIHDDIDQPFNQMKIHKNRGHGGHNGIKSISGLMGTMDYTRLKLGVGRPENPQHNVADYVLGKFSKEEFEKMPDFLNKGIDAVESIILDGVQKASTKFNG; encoded by the coding sequence ATGTGGTTGATTGTTGGTCTTGGAAATCCTGGTGGTGAATACAAACTCACTCGTCATAACATTGGCTTTATGGCCATTGATTATTTCATGCAAGGCTTGGGCAATCCGCCGATTAAAAATCAATTTAAGGCCGAAATCGCTCAAGTAAAATGGAAAGAGCATCAACTGATTTTCTGCAAACCGCAGACGTACATGAATCTGTCGGGTGAGTCCGTGCAACCCCTGATGGGCTTTTATAAAATTCCTTTGGATCACCTTATTGTCATTCATGACGATATCGATCAGCCTTTTAATCAAATGAAAATTCATAAAAACCGCGGTCATGGCGGCCATAACGGGATCAAAAGCATTTCTGGACTTATGGGCACCATGGACTACACCCGCCTTAAACTGGGTGTAGGACGACCTGAAAATCCTCAGCACAATGTCGCTGATTACGTTTTAGGGAAGTTTAGCAAAGAAGAATTTGAGAAAATGCCCGATTTCCTTAACAAGGGCATCGATGCCGTCGAAAGCATTATCCTCGACGGAGTTCAAAAAGCTTCGACAAAATTCAACGGGTAA